The genomic region TAGTAAAAAACTTTGAACTTTTAAATGACAGAATTTATTCACAGACTGCCGGATACATAAAAAACTACAAAATTATAGATGAAAAGATTGAAGGCGACACCCTCAGGCTGAAAATTGATGCGATTGTCGCAGTGACCAGCCTTGAAAAAGACCTTGATTCTGTCGGCATACTCATGCAAAGAGTCGGAAAACCGAGGCTCATGCTGCTTATTGCCGAACAGAACATCGCAGATAAGCCGTCATACTGGTGGGGCGGTGATTCCATCAGCCTTGGAACTGCAGAGAGCATGCTTCTTCAAAAATTCATGGAAAAGGGCTTTACCATGGTAGACCGTCAGGTCGTCCTTGCAGGCTTAAGGAGCGACCCTGTTTTGTCACGCAACCTGGACTTTAATTTAAGCACTGATACTGCGCTGACGCTCGCCTCAATGGGAGAGGCGGAGGTGGTTGTTATAGGACAGGCGCTTGCAAAAGCAGGCCCCCCTATCGGAGAGACCTCCCTGCGCTCCTGTCAGGCAAATATATCTTCAAAGGTGATAAACGCTGATAATGGAGAGACCCTTGCATCGGTTTCCACTAATGCCAAATCTGTCAATATAGACCCGGTTTCAGGCGGTGCAGAGGCATTAAAACAGGCGGCTTCTGATATGGGTGACAAGCTGATTTCCCAAATACTTGCGAAATGGCAAAAGCGCATCGGCGGAACACACACCATAAAGCTGATAGTATCGGGCCTGGATTTCAGCAGTATGGCCGATTTAAAAAGATTCCTTAAAGATAATCTCCGCGGCGTTGCAGAGATTTATGAGCGGAGTTTCAGGGACGGCACCGCAAAGCTTGATATAGAGGTAAAAGGCAATGCAAAAGAAGCGGCTGAGGAATTAAGCAATAAAATATTCAATAAAAACTTAATCGTAGTAACGTCGTTTACAGGCAATGTCATTAGCATTAAATTTACTACGGGTGGAGGTTAAACAATGAAAAATAAGGTTGTTATCCTGTTCGCATTTTTTGCGCTTGCTGTTTACGGCTGTGCAACGCCGGGGAAGGAAAGTTTTGATCTCGGGCAGGAGCTTGTCAAACACAACAGGTTTGAAGAAGCGACGTCAATGTTTGAAGATGCCATTAAAAAAGAGCCCGGCAATCCCGAATACATTTTTGCCTTTAAAAAAACCAGAAGCGCCTTATCGGCAAGATACGCACAGGGTGCAAAGGCAAAGTTCAGCCAGACTCCGCTTACTTTTGAACAGGTAAAGGTAGCATATCAGGAGGCGGAAAAAGCAAGCCAGCTTACGCCTGATGACGAAGAAGTTTTAAAACTGCGGAACCTTATTAAGTCTGAATTGGACAGAATAGTAAAGACCGCCGAGAGCATGTATTCCGAGGCGTCAAAGACAATGACGGAAAATAAATGGGTTGAGAGCATTAAGACATTAAAACAAATAAATGAAATGTACCCAAACTATCTTGATGTTGTAACAAAGATTAAGCAGGCTGAGGACGAAGGTCTTTTCTATTACCTGAAGGATGCGGAAAAATTCAAGGAAACCGATGACTGGGAAAACGTCATGAAGACGCTTTCAGCCGCACGGGAAATTGTGCCTGACAATTCTGATATCATCGCCCGCATTGAAGACGCCAGAAGCAAAAACACACCTGATTATTTAATTGCAAAAACAGAGGAATTCGCCGCAAAAAATGACTGGGACAAGGCAACTGCGCTTGCACGGCAGGCTTATATGATAAACCCTTCGGAGGATATAGGGCAGAAATCTGCAAAAATACAGCAGCAGGCAGGAGTTTTCTACATCAGCCGGTTCAGACAGCGCCTTTCGGAGAAACGTCTTTATGCGGCATACATGGATTTGACTACAGCCTTTAAATATAACCCTGCCGCAAATAAAGAAAAAGAGGTGGCTGATGCCGTTAATCAGTTTATCGCCGGCATTATTTCAAAGGCAGAAGCCTTTGAGTCAAAAGGATATTTTGGCAATGCGCTGTCATGGTATGAAAAGGCGCTTGAGTTTAACCCTAAACACAAAGAATCTGTTTATAAAATCCAGGCGTTGAAAGACGGCATTAAGGAACGGGTTATCAAAAAAATTGCCATCATGGATTTCACATCGCCGAGCAATAAGCCTGATGTGGGCAAGATTGTGACAGACAACCTGCTGTCTTACATAACATCCAATGCAAGCAGCGACGTTAAGGTGCTCGCAAGGGACGTCCTCGGAGCCATCCTTAAAGAGATAGAATACGGACAGGCGGGCATTTATGACATTGAAAGCGCAAAAAAGGCAGGCAAGCTTAAAGGCACTGACATATTTATTTTCGGCAGTGTGCTTAATTACGATGTGGACAGAAATATTGCAGAAAGCTATCAGATGAAGAGCGTAGTAGTCGGCAAAAAATCCACGCCAAACCCCGCCTATCAGTTTTGGCTCATGTCGCAGAGAGGGACGGCAACTGAAGGCGATGTGAAGACTGCACCGCCTGCCATGATAGAAGAAGACCTCAGGGAAACGATTAAATACAAAGTCGGCACTGAAAAAAAACTGGCAACGGTCGGCGTTTCTTTCAGGGTTATAGATGTGGAAGAGGGCGAGGTTGTTATCACAGAAACCCTGAAAGAGCAAAAAGAAGCAAAGGATGACTTCTCAGAGGGGGCTTCATTTGCAGATATCGTCTTTGACCCGCTTGAAATGCCGACAGACAGTGAACTGCTTCAGGCCGTAACGCAAAAGGTGGTTGAGAATCTGGGTTTTAAGGTGCTATCGCGCTTTCAGAACCTGCAGGTTCTGTACCATACCAATGCTGAAATGCTGAAAAAGAGAATGGAATACGAAAAGGCAATTGAAAAATATACGGACAGTATTTATGTTGAAGATATTAAAAACATCTCAAGCCCTCTTTCGGAAAATTCAAGAAAAGAGATAGAAAAACTACTTCAGCAGATTGAATCATAAATCTTTGAGCAATGGGGAGGCTGCCATGCAGAGAGCCGTTATTTTATATTTACTTGCAGCAATGCTGTTTGCTGCAGTAGGTATCGGACCATTACAGCCAACCCTTGCTGCTGCAACTAAACCAAGAATAGCATTCCTCCTGTTTGTCCCGCAAAACATTGAAGCGACATCACTTATGGAAACCATTCCGACCGTTTTAACATCATCCGTCAACAGGAGCGGTCTTTTTGAGATTATTGAAAGAAGAAAAATTGACAGGGAGGTTTTGCTTAAGGGCTACCAGATAAGCCGTCTCAAACCGCAGGAGATGCTTAATGTGGGCACCGCGCTCGGTTTTGATTTCAGCGTTTACGGGGATGTAAATAAGGACGGCGGAATTATAACAGTCTCAATTAAAGTGCTGGACATCAAGGCGCGGGAGCTATGTTTTGAACAAAAAATAACTGTTTCAGAAGGCATGCTTAATGACAAATTAAATGAGATCTCCACTGCAGTTGTAAGCAGGACGCTTAAATGTTTTTCCGGAGCAGATGCCGTCAAAAAAGATGTCAAACCTTTGGAAATGCCGTACGAACTGCAGGCAATGCAGATTGACAAAAAAATCAGGCTTCAATGGCTGCATAAAAATGTGCAGGATGTCAGCGGATTTAAAGTTTACAAGGCAGATGAAAAAGACGGCATATATCAAATGGTCGGCGCAGTGCCGGAACTTAATTTTACAGATCAGAACCCCCCGCTGGATAAACCGGTCTTTTATAAAATTACAGCCGCATTCAAAAACGGAATGGAAAGCAGCCCCTCCAATATAGTTGAGGTGCGGTTTGCTATGGGCCCGCCGCCGCCGATATTCCTAAGCGTAGCGCCTGACATTAAATCAGCCCGGCTTAAATGGAAGGTGCACCCTGACTCTGAAATTTCAGAATGTAAGATTTACAGAAAAGGGACGGCTGACAAAGAGTTTAAGGAGATAGCCTCCGTGCCTTATGACACAACAACATATACGGATAAGGGATTGGGCGACAACACCTCATATCAGTATGCGCTTTCTGCAGTTGATTCAAAGGGAACTCCGGGAGACCTGTCAACAATACTCAATACAACAACGATTAATGCGCCTTACGGGCTTAAGGCAGAAAGCGGAAAGATAAGACAAATACCTTTAATCTGGGATGTGCATTTTTCCGATGCAGTAGCGGGTTACCGCATCTACAGGCCCACG from Nitrospirota bacterium harbors:
- a CDS encoding flagellar assembly protein T N-terminal domain-containing protein, with the translated sequence MKATTFFLIILAAMALLFAAENYSYAGDSVIAEGYAVITGGKKDIARDKALSDAFRRAIEQVVGVMVESETVVKNFELLNDRIYSQTAGYIKNYKIIDEKIEGDTLRLKIDAIVAVTSLEKDLDSVGILMQRVGKPRLMLLIAEQNIADKPSYWWGGDSISLGTAESMLLQKFMEKGFTMVDRQVVLAGLRSDPVLSRNLDFNLSTDTALTLASMGEAEVVVIGQALAKAGPPIGETSLRSCQANISSKVINADNGETLASVSTNAKSVNIDPVSGGAEALKQAASDMGDKLISQILAKWQKRIGGTHTIKLIVSGLDFSSMADLKRFLKDNLRGVAEIYERSFRDGTAKLDIEVKGNAKEAAEELSNKIFNKNLIVVTSFTGNVISIKFTTGGG
- a CDS encoding fibronectin type III domain-containing protein, with amino-acid sequence MQRAVILYLLAAMLFAAVGIGPLQPTLAAATKPRIAFLLFVPQNIEATSLMETIPTVLTSSVNRSGLFEIIERRKIDREVLLKGYQISRLKPQEMLNVGTALGFDFSVYGDVNKDGGIITVSIKVLDIKARELCFEQKITVSEGMLNDKLNEISTAVVSRTLKCFSGADAVKKDVKPLEMPYELQAMQIDKKIRLQWLHKNVQDVSGFKVYKADEKDGIYQMVGAVPELNFTDQNPPLDKPVFYKITAAFKNGMESSPSNIVEVRFAMGPPPPIFLSVAPDIKSARLKWKVHPDSEISECKIYRKGTADKEFKEIASVPYDTTTYTDKGLGDNTSYQYALSAVDSKGTPGDLSTILNTTTINAPYGLKAESGKIRQIPLIWDVHFSDAVAGYRIYRPTDKESGYKILSNVPGKTSNNFLDKKDMADLTTYWYRIAAYNNDGMETDMSDAVSATTRDKPPVPQGFTAKDREPRKVSLKWDPVKSPADEIVKYVISRSTEEKDEYKKIIEISNPESNSFIDKEPPLKDNTAYYYKIASYNSAGVSSDVSMPVSSVTKALPSAPAGLSAKSGEVKQITLTWEPNQEKDIKTYNIYRAIGEDNDFKNIASVNESNYVNAGLKDGAKYTYVIEAVDADSLISERTIPVPAMTKPVPAKPAGLKVSVEDGKKILRWDANTEKDIKQYNIYKKGFLGISRKLAEVRDTSWSIEETKGKQELFITVFDETGLESENSESVLIEGKK